In one Juglans regia cultivar Chandler chromosome 11, Walnut 2.0, whole genome shotgun sequence genomic region, the following are encoded:
- the LOC108992006 gene encoding uncharacterized protein LOC108992006, whose translation MERAPTRRSRTESEYLLGLSTHFLTLRNLPMCQQYALRVREFGTDKHSVSEQILAVAHVLLAAENRLCNRHLAYFSILQIRRADFGNRHLVQSQYEKLAALLNPNVNKFAFSQDALGLVWEAWSVLSDPEEKVQYENEIGFPEKRNEHKEKKGTRE comes from the coding sequence ATGGAGCGAGCACCAACCCGAAGGTCCCGAACCGAATCCGAATATCTTCTCGGACTATCTACGCACTTCTTGACCCTCCGTAACCTACCCATGTGCCAGCAATACGCCCTCCGAGTCAGAGAATTCGGCACCGACAAACACTCTGTCTCCGAGCAGATCCTCGCTGTCGCCCACGTCCTACTCGCCGCCGAGAACCGCCTTTGTAACCGACATCTTGCCTACTTTTCCATCCTCCAGATCCGCCGGGCCGACTTTGGGAACCGTCACCTCGTTCAGAGCCAGTACGAGAAGCTCGCGGCTCTCCTTAACCCCAATGTTAACAAGTTCGCTTTCTCCCAGGACGCCCTCGGACTCGTCTGGGAAGCTTGGTCTGTGCTCTCCGACCCAGAAGAAAAGGTCCAGTACGAGAACGAAATCGGCTTTCCAGAAAAGCGCAACGAGCACAAGGAGAAGAAAGGGACCCGAGAATGA
- the LOC108992036 gene encoding kinesin-like protein KIN-7G produces MGAAGGEELIQGPSGRHEKIFVSVRLRPLNEKEIVRNDVSEWECINDNTIIYRNNLSVSERSMYPTAYTFDRVFRSDCHTRQVYEEGAKEVALVVVSGINSSIFAYGQTSSGKTYTMSGITEYTVADIYDHIEKHNERDFLLKFSAMEIYNESVRDLLSADGTPLRLLDDPERGTIVEKLTEETLRDWNHFKELLSLCEAQRQIGETFLNEASSRSHQILRLTIESSAREFLGNDKSSSLTATVNFVDLAGSERASQSLAAGTRLKEGCHINRSLLTLGTVIRKLSKGRNGHVPFRDSKLTRILQSSLGGNARTAIICTMSPARSHVEQSRNTLLFASCAKEVSTNAQVNVVMSDKALVKHLQRELARLEGELRSSGPTSIISDSAALFREKDLQIEKLKKEIKELTLQLDLAQSQVKDLLRLVGDDGPTIVLAEQDHHYPKMRVRASWDFENQISATPILADPQCLDDVGVRSFDASQYSDGHSRSSSDDNLFQLPNFKHNFSPTHSSPRLSVTIPNFVGNDEYQEETEEQTDEKSEDLCREVRCIEIEEPRRNRYLESNMSDSSPDRYTNKNIFCSSPNGYANSNISSPVSNIANSEVTLVKNGDKANQVLVSPQLKEDKELNSFITNFVEKPSPWAMEYDIPSSGSVRLTRSRSCKASLMTSLSPPLFEKEEKHKSTPPIVFEKEFTGRPEGLQMKLSTLKYEAIMDRLSRSISHTSAETATIDELKVQDAKSSIDEDGTSRCTSTAGIDEMADLHCENQHADHVVPEIEPKSIASTKSVKDVGLDPLQDDTGSPSKWPSEFKRLQGEIIELWHACNISLVHRTYFFLLFKGDPTDSIYMEVELRRLSFLQEIFSRGSQTVEDGQTLTPTSSMKALRRERQMLSRQMQKRLSKQDRQNLFLKWGIGLNTKHRRLQLVHCLWTDTRDMDHIAASAGVVSKLVGSVEPGHAFKEMFGLNFTPRRSSRRSLLWKPNMKYLL; encoded by the exons ATGGGAGCAGCTGGTGGAGAGGAGCTAATTCAAGGACCGAGTGGCCgtcatgagaaaatatttgtttCAGTTCGACTGAGGCCATTGAATGAGAAGGAGATTGTGAGGAATGATGTGTCGGAGTGGGAATGCATCAATGACAACACTATCATATACAGGAATAACCTTTCAGTTTCTGAGCGGTCCATGTACCCAACTGCCTATACATTTG ACAGAGTATTTAGGAGTGATTGCCACACAAGGCAGGTATACGAAGAAGGAGCCAAGGAAGTTGCACTTGTAGTTGTCAGCGGCATAAACT CAAGTATTTTTGCTTACGGACAAACAAGCAGTGGAAAGACGTATACCATGAGTGGAATTACTGAGTACACTGTAGCGGATATATATGACCACATAGAAAAG CACAATGAAAGAGACTTTCTCTTGAAGTTCTCTGCCATGGAGATTTACAATGAATCTGTCAGGGACCTCCTAAGTGCAGACGGTACCCCGTTAAGACTTCTTGATGATCCAGAG AGAGGGACTATTGTTGAGAAACTCACGGAGGAAACTCTGAGGGACTGGAACCATTTTAAAGAACTTCTATCGCTCTGTGAAG CTCAAAGACAAATTGGGGAGACATTCCTGAATGAAGCAAGCTCTAGATCTCATCAGATTCTCAGACTG ACGATTGAAAGTTCAGCGCGCGAGTTTCTTGGCAACGATAAGTCAAGCTCCCTTACAGCTACTGTG AATTTTGTTGACCTTGCAGGAAGTGAGCGTGCATCTCAGTCATTAGCAGCTGGCACAAGGTTGAAAGAAGGCTGCCACATAAATCGCAGCTTGTTAACTCTGGGAACTGTTATCCGTAAGCTCAG TAAGGGAAGAAATGGACATGTTCCTTTCAGAGATTCGAAGCTGACCCGCATACTGCAGTCTTCTTTAGGAGGCAATGCTAGAACTGCAATCATCTGTACCATGAGTCCTGCACGAAGTCATGTTGAGCAATCAAGAAACACTCTCTTGTTCGCAAGTTGTGCTAAAGAAGTGTCGACAAATGCACAGGTCAATGTAGTAATGTCTGACAAAGCATTGGTAAAGCATTTGCAGAGAGAATTGGCTAGATTGGAGGGTGAATTGAGAAGTTCAGGGCCAACTTCTATTATATCTGATTCAGCAGCATTATTCAGAGAAAAGGACCTTCAGATTGAAAAG CTGAAGAAAGAGATAAAGGAGCTGACTCTGCAACTAGATCTTGCTCAATCTCAGGTTAAGGACCTCCTCCGACTGGTTGGTGATGATGGACCTACAATAGTACTG GCAGAACAAGATCATCATTACCCCAAAATGCGAGTCCGAGCTTCATGGGactttgaaaatcaaatatctgCGACACCCATTTTGGCAGATCCTCAGTGCCTTGATGATGTTGGTGTCAGATCTTTCGATGCATCTCAATACTCAGATGGACACAGTAGGAGTAGTTCTGATGACAACTTATTCCAACTTCCTAactttaaacataatttttcgcCGACCCATTCCTCACCTCGCTTGTCAGTTACTATTCCTAATTTTGTTGGAAACGATGAGTACCAAGAGGAGACTGAAGAACAAACTGATGAAAAGTCGGAGGATCTTTGCAGGGAGGTTCGATGCATTGAGATAGAAGAGCCAAGAAGAAACAGATATTTAGAGTCAAATATGTCAGATTCAAGCCCTGACAGATacacaaacaaaaacattttttgttCAAGCCCGAATGGGTACGCAAACTCAAACATATCATCGCCTGTATCAAACATAGCTAACTCAGAAGTAACACTGGTTAAGAATGGAGATAAAGCAAATCAAGTGTTGGTATCACCCCAGTTGAAGGAAGATAAAGAGTTGAATAGCtttattacaaattttgttGAAAAGCCATCTCCATGGGCAATGGAATATGATATACCTAGCTCTGGATCGGTGAGATTAACTCGGAGTAGAAGTTGTAAAGCAAGTCTTATGACTAGTTTGTCTCCACCTTTGTTTGAGAAGGAAGAAAAGCACAAGAGCACTCCACCAATTGTGTTTGAGAAAGAATTCACTGGAAGACCCGAGGGTCTTCAAATGAAACTTTCGACCTTGAAATATGAAGCTATCATGGACAGGTTATCAAGAAGTATTTCTCATACTTCAGCTGAAACTGCTACTATTGATGAGCTTAAAGTGCAGGATGCCAAAAGTTCAATTGATGAAGATGGTACCAGCAGATGTACTTCGACTGCAGGGATAGATGAAATGGCTGATCTTCATTGTGAGAATCAGCATGCTGATCATGTG GTACCAGAGATAGAACCAAAGTCCATAGCTTCTACAAAGAGTGTGAAAGATGTCGGTTTGGATCCATTGCAAGATGATACAGGAAGTCCTTCAAAATGGCCTTCTGAATTTAAGAGGCTCCAAGGCGAGATTATTGAACTTTGGCATGCTTGCAACATTTCATTGGTTCACAGGACCTACTTCTTCCTGCTATTTAAAGGTGACCCAACAGATTCTATTTACATGGAAGTAGAGCTCAGGAGGCTCTCCTTCCTCCAGGAAATCTTCTCCCGAGGTTCTCAAACTGTCGAAGATGGTCAAACTCTGACACCCACTTCAAG CATGAAGGCTCTGCGACGTGAGAGGCAGATGCTGAGCAGGCAAATGCAGAAGAGGCTCTCTAAACAAGATAGGCAGAACCTCTTCCTCAAGTGGGGTATTGGATTGAACACAAAGCATAGGAGGTTACAATTGGTGCACTGCCTGTGGACCGACACAAGAGACATGGACCATATTGCAGCGAGTGCTGGTGTTGTTTCAAAGCTGGTTGGTTCTGTTGAGCCAGGGCATGCTTTCAAGGAGATGTTTGGTCTCAACTTTACACCCCGGAGATCAAGCCGTAGATCTCTTCTTTGGAAACCCAATATGAAGTATCTCCTGTAA